The nucleotide window GAGATCCGGATCGTCGGTGGTTCCTCCGGACTTCGCCGTCACCACGGTTTCCCCGCATGTCCACCGCTGTACAGAGTCGTTGTAACTCGTGCGGCTGCGGCACACCAAGTCGCCGCCATCGCGTCCCGGCACCGTGATGCCCGCCAGCGAAACTGGTTTCTTTGCCGTTTCCCTGGCGACGTCATCGTCACCGGGATGACTGCGAGCGACGAGTATGGGAGCCCCCATTGCAACAGCTGCAAGGAGCACCGCGGCCACCAAAGTAACGAGTGTTGAGCGCTGCTCTTCAACCGGAATAACTCTATCAGCGTCAATAACATCTATAGGTGAAGTCACTCGGGTTATGCTAGGCCACCCCGAATCTCCCGGGCGTACCTGGTCCGAGTTTGAGAGAACCGGTCATCACTTACCTGGCGAGACCTGCGCTGCCGCGTCCCGACGGCCGATTGCACGGGAACGCCGGTAGAGCCAGATGAGAAGCATCCACTCCACAACCGTCACTGTGACCATTGCAATAAGGCCGGCGATTCCGGGGATTACGCGGGAAGCGTTGAACGTGCCATGGAGCGCTGTGGCGAGGAGAAACCAGACGGCGAAATGAGCCAGGCGCCAATCAAGTGGCTGGTCAGTGTGGCAGAGGAATACGCCGAGGCCCCATGCGGCTAAACCGGTATACACCGCGTGCGAGAAGGGGCCCAAGACGAAAAGCGCCGTCATTGTGCCCACCCCATTGAAATAGTCGGACTGCAGGTCCATTGATGCGGCAATCAACGAATTGTTGACGACTTCTGCGACGGTGAAGCCGGCACCGACTGCCATACCAACAACCGCGGCCTCTATCGGGCGGCGAATTGGGACGAGTGCCGCGATCAACGCGAAGACCGCGAGGAACTTCGCCGTTTCCTCTGGAAAGGAGGAAAATAGGCTCATCACCGCTTCCGGCAGGCTCGCTGCAGCTTGGAGGTAAGCGGTATTTGCCGGTGCAATTGCTACGGATATCCCCACCCCACCAAGAAAGCCGGCGGGCAGCCACCACGGATTCCCAGGGCGTCCCGGGTGCTTGCGCAACAGAAGTGAGACGACAGTGACAGCGACGATGACGAATCCTGCCAGGATGCCGGCGAACACAGAAGTCCAGGGCACCAGCGTGAGACGATAGACATACAGGGTGGCCAAACCGAGAATTGCAATCCCGCAAAGTGCCTGCGCCACGAGTTGCTTGCGCACTAGCGCACCTCCTCTTGCACGAATTGGTTGACGATCTCGCGGCCTCTGTCGTCGGCCGCGGCGACGTAGATAGTGATGTCACCGCGCTCGACAGCGGCAAGTGAGACTCCGTTGCGGTACAGCTCGTACACGTTAGGTGCGGGGTGCTCGAGCTCATTGGGGCTGACGGACTCCCCGCTGGTGATTTGCCAATAGAACCTCGCGACGGTCTTCGTCCGCTCCGCTTCAACATCTGCTGTGTAGTCGGTGCGTATCTCGATCGAAGTGTCATCGCAGTCCCACCTCCACCGGCCGGTCACGCCATCGCTGCTGTTCGCCGATTTCTGTGCGCACTGCAGAGGGGCCCCATTGGTGTCGCGCAGGGTGGCACCACCCGCAGAGACTTCGGTGAGTTCAGGTTCGGCATTGCTCGTTACCGCCTGAGCGACGAACGGGGCCGAGAGAATGAGTGTGCCGACGGCCACGATGGCGAGTGTGCCCGAGCGGGTGCCACTGTCAGAAAAGTCGGGGTACTTCATCATGAAGAGGATAGGATATACCGCTCAATCGCTCTCAAGCCGCCCGGACGGTGAAAACCTCGGCCGAAGAATTAGGGTAATTGCCCATGGATATTGATCGCGAGAACTTTTTCGCAGCCCCGACGCTGGCAAATGAATGGGTCACCCTCGAGCCACTTAGCGGCGAGCACGCGGATGCGCTCGCCGCCGCTGTCGGTGACCTTCACGAATTGTGGTATCAGGACCACATTCCGTCGATAAGCGAAGTCCCCGAGTACATCGAGCGACTGCTCGGGGAGGACAACCGCGTCGCGTGGACGATCGTCAACCCTGACGGCACCCCGGTCGGGGTGACAACGTACCTCCACCTCGACCCGGTAAATCGCAATCTCGAGATCGGCTCCACCTGGATCGGCGCCGACTTTCAGGGAGGTGCGCTCAATCCCGCAGCGAAGTTGCTCTTGTTGCAGCGCGCCTTCGAGGACCTTCGCTGCTTGCGAGTAGAAATTCGCACCCACTACATGAACCGCCAGTCGCGTGCGGCCATCGAAAAGGTCGGCGCGAAGCTTGACGGAGTGCTCCGGCGGCACAAGATCCTAAAGTCCGGCCTCGTGCGTGATACCTGCGTGTACTCCATCCTTGACACTGAGTGGCCCGAGGTGAAAACCGGCCTGCAGGCGCGACTAGACTGAACGCCATGACTGCGTACGACCTGATGGATTTTGACGAGGTGCTGGAGAAGTACGACCCGGTCATGGGTCTTGAGGTGCACGTCGAGCTCGCGACGGAAACAAAGATGTTCTCCACCTCCTCTGCTCACTTTGGTGCGGAGCCTAACACCAACATCGACCCCGTCTCGCTGGGTCTTCCGGGCGCATTGCCCGTGGTCAACGCGAAGGGGGTGGAGTGGGCCATCAAAATCGGCCTTGCACTGAACTGCAAGATCGCCGAATCGTCCCGCTTCGCTCGGAAAAACTACTTCTACCCGGACCAGCCGAAGAACTACCAGATCTCGCAGTACGACGAGCCAATCGCTTACGACGGCTACTTGGACGTGGTTTTGGAGGATGGCACTGAGTGGCGCGTGGAGATCGAGCGCGCGCACATGGAGGAAGACACCGGCAAGCTCACACACCTGGGTTCCGCATCCGGGCGCATTACCGGTGCGACCGCCTCGCTGGTGGACTGCAACCGTGCCGGCATTCCGCTGATTGAGATCGTGACCAAGCCCATCGAGGGCGCGGGCGAGCGCGCGCCCGAGGTCGCCAAGGCGTACGTCGGCGCGCTTCGCGAGCTGGTCAAGGCGCTCGGGGTTTCCGACGCGCGCATGGATCAAGGTTCGATGCGCTGCGACGCCAACGTGTCGCTGCGCCCGATTGGCCAGGAAAAGTTTGGCACCCGCACCGAAACGAAGAACATCAACTCGCTGAAGTCGGTCGAACAGGCGGTGCGTTTCGAGATGCAGCGTCAAGCCGCCGTGCTAGACAACGGCGAGGAAATCATCCAGGAGACCCGCCACTACCAGGAGAAGGACGGCACCACATCCAAAGGCCGCCCCAAGGAGGAGGCGAGCGACTACCGCTACTTCAACGACCCGGATCTGCCGCCGGTGATCGCCAAACCGCAGTGGGTTGAGGAGATCCGCGCGACTTTGCCGGAACTGCCGTGGGTGCGTCGCGCCCGCATCCAGGAGGAGTGGCAGTTGCCGGAGAAGGAGTTCCGCGATCTGGTCAACGCCGGTGCACTCGACCTCATCGTGGACACGGTGGAGGCCGGCGCTACTCCGGACGAGGCCCGCGCGTGGTGGGTCAGCTACATCAACGGCAAAGCGAACGAGGCCGGAAAGGATCTCGACGCGCTTGGTGTCACCCCGCAGGACGTTGCCCGCGTTGTCGAGCTGGTCAAGGACGGCAAACTGACCACCAAGCTTGGGCGCCAAGCTATCGATGGTGTGATCGAGGGCGATGGCAGCGTCGACGAAGTCGTCGCCAAGCGTGGGCTCGAAGTGGTGCGTGACGACGGTGCGATTGAGGCTGCCGTAGACGAGGCTCTGGCCGCAAACCCGGACATCGTGGAGAAATACCGCGCCGGTAACACCAAGGTCACCGGCGCCATTGTTGGTGCTGTAATGAAGGCAACACAGGGCAAGGCCGACCCAGGCCAAGTCAACAAGCTCATCGCGGCCAAGCTCGCAGACTAGGCGAGCGGGCGGCTACTTTGCCTGCGGCGGCTTAGTAGCCGGGAACTCGCCGGTCTTGTACATCTCGTCGTAGGCGTGCCAGTGGATCTCCTCGCCCGGGGTGTCAGGGGCGCCATCGTAGGCGTTCGATTCCGGGTCGAGGGCGGGAACGTCCTTGAGATCGAAATTGCTTGAATCGTCCGCGTGGAGGTCGGCCGCGACCTCCTCCTGCACCGACTGCCACAATTCCTGATCGGCAACGTTCGAATCGGACGCCAGTTCCTCCACCTCAGCGCGCTCCGCCTTCGTGAGATCGGCAGAATCTGGGTTGAGTTGCGTCTCCGCGAGCTCTGCGAGACGCTCGCGCCGCTCGGTCTCGTCCTTGATGTTCTGGCGGTCACGGAACCAAGCGGTGCCCATAACCACGGCCAGAATCAAGCCGAGGTATCCGAGCACGGGGTAGACCCAGCCAACCAGGTCTGCGAAGCCGATAAAGGAAAGCGCGAATCCGACCGCCACCACGGCGAAGTAGTAGGGGCGGAACTTCTCTGCCTTGTCGTGCGACAGTCGACGGCCTAGGGCGTAGAACATGCCGACAGCCGTGTTGTAGATCATCAGATAAATCACGATGGAAACCGCAGTTCCCACTGCCGGGTGCATGGAATCGAACACCATCAGCAGCGGGAAGTCCGCGCCGCTGACGTGGTCCATGTTGCAGAACAGGATGAACACCAAAATCATCAGCAGGACTGAGAACATGATGCCGCCGAGAAGGCCGCCCCGGCCCGCCTGGGTGGGGTTCATGTGGGAACCGGCAAACACCAGCATCATGGAGGTGTCCATGATCAGAACCAGCGTCGCGTAGTTCACCGCGGTAACCAGCCAGTTGTCGAACGTCCCGGACGCGTTCTGGTTTGTCTGCGCGAGTTCGTTCAGCCCGTCGAAGCTGCTCGGCATCTGCGTCAAGGTGATCACAAACGCAGCGAGAACGCAGACGATCAGGAGGGGAGTGATCATGGAGATGACATTGGAGAGCTTGTCAATGTCTAGGAAACCGGACAACAGTAGCAGCACTGTCATGATCGCGGAGCCGACCCAGGTGGCCGTGCCGAACTGCTGCTCCAGATTCGAGCCAGCGCCGGCGACCATGACAAAACCGATGCAGAACAGCGTGAACATTGTTGCCACGTCCATGTAGCGGGCCACCCATGGGCGGGACACGCTTCGAAAGACGGCACTGTGGTCATCGGCGAGGTAGTAGGACCCAAGCTGGTAGACCCAGCCGCTGAATACGGCGATGATCAGGCCAGCGACGGCGGCACCGATAACTCCCCAGTACCCAAAGGCGAGAAAGTATTGCAGGATTTCTTGGCCGGAGGCAAAGCCAGCGCCGACCGTAAGGCCAACGAGGGCGAGTGCCACCTTCAGTGTTTTGCTCACGCGAGTTGCGCTCCTTCCGAATGGTCATGACACAAACCGCTCGATGGTAACACCGCGTGAGCGTGAGCTCCGAACTAACTTCGTGGCAACCCGTGGGTGTTCGCGAGAATCTTGCGCATAATCGCGTTCAGCTGAATCGCCTCATCAACGGTGACAGCCTCAAAGATGGATTCCCGTAGCTGGTGAATCATCGTCGGAGTTGCTCTCACCATAAAGTCCGCTCCTTCCGGTGTCAGAGAAGCGATGGTGGAGCGGCGGTCCTCTGTGCTGCGGGTGCGCGTGGTTAAGCCCTTGTCTTCAAGCCGATCCATCACGTGGGAAAGGCGCGATGCCGACGTCCGCGTCGTCCGTGCCAGCTGAGACATGGTGATCTGCTGGTCTTTAGCCTGGGCAATTGCCAACATCGCCAGGTAGTCAATCAGTGACATCTGCTCGGAGCGCTTAAGGTGCTCATCCAAACTCGCGGGCACCCATGTCACAAACGCCCAGAGTGTGGCCCACAAGTCGGCATCATGCGGGTCGAGCCAGTGAAACCGGTCCATATCCGAACTGTAACCCACTCTGCCCACGCATTACGCTTCTGGTCTATGACTATAATTCGCCGCGCCCGCGATACCGACGTCCCCGAGATCTTCGCCATGATCAACGAGCTTGCGGAGTATGAGAAGCAGCCCCAGGACGTCACGTCCACCGAGCAGGACGTCCGCGAGCACCTTTTCGGCGACAACCCGAAGGTCTTCGCCCACATCGCAGAGGTCGACGGCGAGGTTCAAGGCATGGCGCTGTGGTTTCTGAACTATTCCACGTGGCAGGGTCGCCACGGCATTTGGCTCGAGGACCTCTACGTCCGCGAGGCAGCCCGCGGTCAGGGCCTTGGTTCGGCACTGCTCAAAGAGCTCGCCCGCACCGCGGTGGCCAACGACTACCGCCGCGTCGAGTGGTCCGTGCTGAAGTGGAACACGCCTTCGATCGGTTTCTACACTGCTCTCGGCGCCAACGACATGGGGGATTGGTCCACGATGCGGCTCGACGGCGAAGCCCTCCAGGTTCTCGGTTCTTAGGAGTTTCTTGCTTATCGACGGCACCTTTGAACCTCTTCCCAGCCACGCCGACCGAGCTCCCTGACCTGCGCGGTTCCATCGCATAGATTCTGCATCATGTCATCCCATAACACCCGCGATGTGACCCCCGACGACTTCGGCCCTGACGATGTGCCCTCATACAGCTCCCGCCATTCAAGGGCAGAGGCGAATACCGAGGCGTTCCCGAGCGCGATGAGCCCGAATGAACCTACCGAGCAGTTCCTGCGGGCAGATCCCGCCCCGGACGAGCTGCTGGCGCAGACCGAGCACATCTCCGAGGCGTCTTACGCCACCCCCGAGCCGACCGTGTCCTACAGTTCGGTCTCCCACGAGACCGCCGCGATTGACCGCGAGCCAGCGTACATCGCCCCGGCCGACCCGCTGTACGAAGAGACCACCGTGGTCTCCGCGCCGGTTGCTGCGGTTGAGCCGGTTGCGGAGGCCGAGTCGGCGACGCCAGTTGGACGCGGCACCATGGACTTCGGTCTTTTGTTGCTGCGTCTAGTCTTCGGCGGCTACCTCGTGCTGAGCTCGTTGATGACGTTCTTCCGCCTCGGCAACTCGGCCGGCATCGGGGGGCTCGAGTCCGAGTTCGCCAACTACCCGTTCGGCAACGGGCTCGCCATCGTTATCCCTACCTTGGAGCTCGCCGCGGGCGTGTTCCTTATCCTCGGCCTGATCACTCCGGTGGCTGCAGCGGTTGCGGTGGCGGTCACCGGGTTCACGGCTCTGCACACGATCACGGCTTCGGGGCTGGGGTGGAACCCGCTGTACTGGGATGCATCTATCTGGCTCCCAATCGTGCTCTTCGCAGTCGCGTTGACGGTGCAGTTCACCGGGCCAGGGTTCTACGGGGTCGATGCTGGCCGCACGTGGGCGCGTCGCCCGCTCGCCTCATCCTGGATCTGGCTCCTTGTCGGCCTTGCCGCAGCCGTGGCGATGTGGTGGTTCGGCACCGAGCTGAACCCGTTCACCTCAGAGTCCCTACCGACCCCAACCACCTCGTAAATCCCCATTCCAACCCGCGACCCCCAGCCGGCCGGACCGAGCCTGCCAGATCTAATCCACCTGGCGGACGGCGCCCTTGTCGGCGCTGGTCGCCATTTTGGCGTAGGCCTTCAGCGCTTTCGACACCTCGCGAGCGCGGTTCGGCGTCCAGGGGCGGTCCGACGCCTCCATCTCCGCGCGGCGCTTCGCCAGCACCTCATCATCGACATCGAGCGTCAGTTCGCGATTCGCAACAGAGATGGTGATGGTGTCTCCGTCTTCGACCAGCCCGATCAGACCGCCGTGCGCTGCTTCGGGGGAGATGTGGCCGATCGAGAGGCCGGAGGTGCCGCCCGAGAAGCGGCCGTCGGTAATCAGCGCGCATTTCTTGCCCAGGCCAGCGCCTTTGAGGAACGAGGTGGGGTGCAGCATTTCCTGCATGCCCGGTCCGCCGGCAGGGCCCTCGTAGCGGATCACAATGACCTCACCTTCGAGCACCTCGCGGGCAAGAATCATCGATACCGCCTGTTCCTGCGAGTCGACGACCCGTGCGGGGCCGGAGAACTCCCAGAGGCCTTCCTCCACACCGGCGGTCTTCAAAATCGCCCCGTCCGGTGCCAGGTTGCCGCGCAACACGACGAGGCCGCCGTCAGATGTGATCGGGTGCTCGACATCGTGGATAACGCCGTTGGCCGCATCCGTGTCCAACGACTCCCAGCGGGCAGACTGGGAGAACGCCTCGGTGGTGCGCTGACCGCCAGGCGCGGCGTGGTAGAGCTCCACGGCTTCGTCGATCGTGGACCCGCCGCGGATATCCCAGTCAGACAGCCACGAGTCCAGTGAGTCGTATGCGACCGTGTGCACATCGTCGTGAAGCAATCCGCCCCGGTGCAGCTCGCCGAGGATGGCTGGGATGCCGCCAGCACGGTGCACGTCCTCAACGTGTGCTTCGCCATTCGGTGCCACCTTGGACAGGCAGGGGATTTGGTGGGAAAGATCGTCGATGTCGCTGAGATCGAAGTCCACCTCGCCCTCTTGGGCAGCGGCGAGGATGTGCAAGATGGTGTTTGTGGAACCACCCATAGCCATATCCAGGGCCATCGCGTTGCGGAAC belongs to Corynebacterium glaucum and includes:
- a CDS encoding GNAT family N-acetyltransferase, whose protein sequence is MDIDRENFFAAPTLANEWVTLEPLSGEHADALAAAVGDLHELWYQDHIPSISEVPEYIERLLGEDNRVAWTIVNPDGTPVGVTTYLHLDPVNRNLEIGSTWIGADFQGGALNPAAKLLLLQRAFEDLRCLRVEIRTHYMNRQSRAAIEKVGAKLDGVLRRHKILKSGLVRDTCVYSILDTEWPEVKTGLQARLD
- a CDS encoding MarR family winged helix-turn-helix transcriptional regulator, which gives rise to MDRFHWLDPHDADLWATLWAFVTWVPASLDEHLKRSEQMSLIDYLAMLAIAQAKDQQITMSQLARTTRTSASRLSHVMDRLEDKGLTTRTRSTEDRRSTIASLTPEGADFMVRATPTMIHQLRESIFEAVTVDEAIQLNAIMRKILANTHGLPRS
- a CDS encoding GNAT family N-acetyltransferase; this encodes MTIIRRARDTDVPEIFAMINELAEYEKQPQDVTSTEQDVREHLFGDNPKVFAHIAEVDGEVQGMALWFLNYSTWQGRHGIWLEDLYVREAARGQGLGSALLKELARTAVANDYRRVEWSVLKWNTPSIGFYTALGANDMGDWSTMRLDGEALQVLGS
- the gatB gene encoding Asp-tRNA(Asn)/Glu-tRNA(Gln) amidotransferase subunit GatB, with translation MTAYDLMDFDEVLEKYDPVMGLEVHVELATETKMFSTSSAHFGAEPNTNIDPVSLGLPGALPVVNAKGVEWAIKIGLALNCKIAESSRFARKNYFYPDQPKNYQISQYDEPIAYDGYLDVVLEDGTEWRVEIERAHMEEDTGKLTHLGSASGRITGATASLVDCNRAGIPLIEIVTKPIEGAGERAPEVAKAYVGALRELVKALGVSDARMDQGSMRCDANVSLRPIGQEKFGTRTETKNINSLKSVEQAVRFEMQRQAAVLDNGEEIIQETRHYQEKDGTTSKGRPKEEASDYRYFNDPDLPPVIAKPQWVEEIRATLPELPWVRRARIQEEWQLPEKEFRDLVNAGALDLIVDTVEAGATPDEARAWWVSYINGKANEAGKDLDALGVTPQDVARVVELVKDGKLTTKLGRQAIDGVIEGDGSVDEVVAKRGLEVVRDDGAIEAAVDEALAANPDIVEKYRAGNTKVTGAIVGAVMKATQGKADPGQVNKLIAAKLAD
- the ilvD gene encoding dihydroxy-acid dehydratase, which produces MIPLRSRVTTVGRQAAGARALWRATGTEESEFGKPIVAIVNSYTQFVPGHVHLKNVGDVVAEAVRAAGGVPKEFNTIAVDDGIAMGHAGMLYSLPSREIIADSVEYMCNAHTVDAMVCISNCDKITPGMLNAAMRLNIPAVFVSGGPMEAGKAISAGGVTKPKSDLIDAIALSANDAVSDTELDQIANSACPTCGSCSGMFTANSMNCLTEALGLSLPGNGTTLATHTARRALFESAGSRIVELCKRYYGDGDESVLPRAIATEHAFRNAMALDMAMGGSTNTILHILAAAQEGEVDFDLSDIDDLSHQIPCLSKVAPNGEAHVEDVHRAGGIPAILGELHRGGLLHDDVHTVAYDSLDSWLSDWDIRGGSTIDEAVELYHAAPGGQRTTEAFSQSARWESLDTDAANGVIHDVEHPITSDGGLVVLRGNLAPDGAILKTAGVEEGLWEFSGPARVVDSQEQAVSMILAREVLEGEVIVIRYEGPAGGPGMQEMLHPTSFLKGAGLGKKCALITDGRFSGGTSGLSIGHISPEAAHGGLIGLVEDGDTITISVANRELTLDVDDEVLAKRRAEMEASDRPWTPNRAREVSKALKAYAKMATSADKGAVRQVD
- a CDS encoding PrsW family intramembrane metalloprotease, which gives rise to MRKQLVAQALCGIAILGLATLYVYRLTLVPWTSVFAGILAGFVIVAVTVVSLLLRKHPGRPGNPWWLPAGFLGGVGISVAIAPANTAYLQAAASLPEAVMSLFSSFPEETAKFLAVFALIAALVPIRRPIEAAVVGMAVGAGFTVAEVVNNSLIAASMDLQSDYFNGVGTMTALFVLGPFSHAVYTGLAAWGLGVFLCHTDQPLDWRLAHFAVWFLLATALHGTFNASRVIPGIAGLIAMVTVTVVEWMLLIWLYRRSRAIGRRDAAAQVSPGK
- a CDS encoding YkvI family membrane protein, which encodes MSKTLKVALALVGLTVGAGFASGQEILQYFLAFGYWGVIGAAVAGLIIAVFSGWVYQLGSYYLADDHSAVFRSVSRPWVARYMDVATMFTLFCIGFVMVAGAGSNLEQQFGTATWVGSAIMTVLLLLSGFLDIDKLSNVISMITPLLIVCVLAAFVITLTQMPSSFDGLNELAQTNQNASGTFDNWLVTAVNYATLVLIMDTSMMLVFAGSHMNPTQAGRGGLLGGIMFSVLLMILVFILFCNMDHVSGADFPLLMVFDSMHPAVGTAVSIVIYLMIYNTAVGMFYALGRRLSHDKAEKFRPYYFAVVAVGFALSFIGFADLVGWVYPVLGYLGLILAVVMGTAWFRDRQNIKDETERRERLAELAETQLNPDSADLTKAERAEVEELASDSNVADQELWQSVQEEVAADLHADDSSNFDLKDVPALDPESNAYDGAPDTPGEEIHWHAYDEMYKTGEFPATKPPQAK
- a CDS encoding DoxX family protein, which gives rise to MSSHNTRDVTPDDFGPDDVPSYSSRHSRAEANTEAFPSAMSPNEPTEQFLRADPAPDELLAQTEHISEASYATPEPTVSYSSVSHETAAIDREPAYIAPADPLYEETTVVSAPVAAVEPVAEAESATPVGRGTMDFGLLLLRLVFGGYLVLSSLMTFFRLGNSAGIGGLESEFANYPFGNGLAIVIPTLELAAGVFLILGLITPVAAAVAVAVTGFTALHTITASGLGWNPLYWDASIWLPIVLFAVALTVQFTGPGFYGVDAGRTWARRPLASSWIWLLVGLAAAVAMWWFGTELNPFTSESLPTPTTS